A genome region from Chromatiales bacterium includes the following:
- the pheT gene encoding phenylalanine--tRNA ligase subunit beta: MRFSETWLREWVDPPIDTEALCARLSMAGLEVDAVDPVAAPFSGIVAGHIRSIGPHPQADRLRICQIDVGEAEPLAIVTNATNVVEGMCVPVARVDAVLADGTRIKLAKLRGVDSPGMLCSGVELGIAEESAGILALPANIAPGTDVRSALGLDDHSIELDLTPNRADCLGVAGIAREIGALTESPVREAAVAAVDETIADRFDVRVDAKAACPRYLGRVVRGIDPRAPTPLWITERLRRSGLRSLGAAVDVTNYVLLELGQPMHAFDLGKLAGGVVVRAAGEGEALELLNGQSVNLRRGTLVIADHARPLALAGVMGGAGSAVTDATTDVFLECAFFAPEHISGVARSYGLATDSSHRFERGVDPALQLRAMQRATELLTTIAGGRVGPIVEVSSAEAATHGTPIALRAERIGRLLGIEIPADAVVGILGRLGMQVATTATGWNVRAPSWRFDIAIEADLIEELARVYGYDRIPAAERTTFNAAATADETRLDLVRVRQRLIARGWQEVVTYSFVAPKLLARLAPALEAVELANPLSAEMSVMRTSLLPGLVSTAQYNRNRQQERLRIFESGLCFRREAGAIVQSPMLGGLLAGAALPEQWAAADTGADVFDLKAEVEAILAFAGGAAAYRFEPWTGHAALHPGRTARILRAAEPIGWIGTLHPALAGELDLPGACVFEFELDRLAPGRRPSYASLSKFPAIRLDLAMIVPRGTAWEALAATVRATAGSRLQALNLFDVYAGDKIEVDKKSLAFSLILQDFSRTLTDDDVAAVRASVVGRCREEHGAELRG; the protein is encoded by the coding sequence ATGCGTTTTTCGGAAACCTGGCTGCGTGAATGGGTCGATCCGCCGATCGACACCGAGGCACTGTGCGCTCGTCTGTCCATGGCCGGGCTCGAGGTCGATGCCGTGGATCCGGTCGCAGCGCCGTTCAGTGGCATCGTGGCCGGTCACATCCGGTCCATAGGTCCGCATCCGCAGGCGGATCGGCTGCGCATCTGCCAGATCGACGTGGGCGAGGCCGAGCCACTTGCCATCGTGACCAACGCGACGAACGTCGTCGAGGGCATGTGCGTTCCGGTCGCGCGGGTCGATGCGGTGCTGGCGGATGGCACGCGGATCAAACTCGCGAAACTGCGCGGCGTGGATTCCCCGGGCATGTTGTGCTCGGGTGTCGAGCTGGGAATTGCCGAGGAGTCCGCGGGCATCCTCGCGCTGCCCGCAAACATTGCACCCGGCACCGATGTTCGATCCGCGCTGGGGCTCGACGACCACTCGATCGAACTGGACCTGACGCCCAACCGCGCGGACTGCCTGGGCGTTGCCGGCATCGCGCGCGAGATCGGCGCGCTGACGGAATCACCGGTTCGTGAGGCTGCCGTGGCGGCGGTCGACGAAACGATTGCCGATCGTTTCGATGTCCGGGTCGACGCGAAGGCCGCCTGCCCGCGTTACCTGGGGCGGGTCGTGCGCGGGATCGATCCGCGCGCGCCGACGCCGCTGTGGATCACGGAGCGCCTGCGCCGCAGCGGACTGCGTTCGCTGGGCGCTGCGGTCGACGTCACGAACTATGTGTTGCTCGAACTCGGCCAGCCGATGCACGCGTTCGACCTCGGCAAGCTCGCCGGCGGCGTCGTCGTGCGGGCGGCGGGAGAGGGCGAGGCGCTGGAGTTGCTCAACGGCCAGTCGGTGAATCTGCGCCGCGGAACGCTGGTGATCGCCGATCACGCCCGGCCGCTCGCGTTGGCCGGTGTCATGGGCGGCGCCGGGTCGGCCGTCACGGATGCGACGACGGATGTCTTCCTGGAGTGTGCGTTTTTTGCACCCGAACACATCTCTGGTGTCGCACGCAGCTACGGGCTCGCGACGGACTCCTCGCACCGCTTCGAGCGTGGCGTGGATCCGGCGCTGCAACTGCGCGCGATGCAGCGTGCCACCGAACTGCTGACCACCATCGCCGGCGGTCGGGTGGGACCCATCGTGGAGGTTTCCTCGGCGGAGGCTGCCACACACGGCACCCCGATCGCGTTGCGCGCCGAGCGCATCGGCCGACTGCTCGGGATCGAGATTCCGGCGGACGCCGTGGTCGGCATCCTCGGGCGTCTGGGCATGCAGGTCGCAACCACAGCGACCGGCTGGAACGTGCGCGCGCCCTCATGGCGGTTCGACATCGCGATCGAGGCCGATCTGATCGAGGAGCTCGCCCGCGTGTACGGCTATGACCGGATACCCGCGGCGGAACGCACCACATTCAATGCCGCGGCCACGGCCGACGAAACCCGCCTTGACCTCGTTCGTGTCCGTCAGCGACTGATCGCGCGCGGTTGGCAGGAGGTTGTGACCTACAGCTTCGTCGCGCCGAAACTGCTCGCGCGTCTCGCGCCGGCGCTCGAGGCGGTGGAACTGGCCAACCCGCTGTCGGCGGAGATGTCGGTCATGCGCACCAGCCTGTTGCCGGGTCTGGTGTCGACTGCACAGTACAACCGCAACCGCCAGCAGGAACGCCTGCGCATCTTCGAAAGCGGGCTGTGCTTCCGGCGCGAAGCCGGGGCCATCGTGCAGTCGCCCATGCTGGGTGGGCTGCTGGCCGGCGCGGCCCTACCCGAGCAGTGGGCCGCAGCCGATACCGGCGCCGACGTCTTTGATCTCAAAGCCGAGGTCGAGGCCATTCTGGCATTTGCCGGCGGCGCTGCCGCCTACCGTTTCGAGCCGTGGACCGGACATGCCGCCCTGCACCCGGGGCGCACGGCGCGGATTCTGCGCGCGGCGGAACCGATTGGCTGGATCGGCACGCTGCACCCGGCGCTGGCCGGCGAACTCGATCTGCCGGGCGCCTGCGTCTTCGAATTCGAACTCGACCGACTCGCGCCGGGCCGCCGGCCTTCCTATGCGAGCCTGTCGAAATTTCCGGCCATCCGGCTGGATCTGGCCATGATCGTGCCGCGTGGCACGGCCTGGGAAGCACTGGCCGCAACGGTTCGCGCGACCGCGGGCAGCCGCCTGCAGGCGCTGAATCTGTTCGACGTCTATGCCGGGGACAAGATAGAAGTTGACAAAAAAAGTCTGGCTTTCAGCTTGATTTTACAGGATTTTTCGCGCACTCTTACCGATGACGACGTTGCCGCTGTCCGGGCTTCCGTGGTGGGGCGTTGTCGCGAAGAACACGGGGCGGAGTTGAGGGGGTAA